CCCTAAATCGAAAACGGTTACATTTGGAATTTCTTCTTTTTGAAAAGAAGCCACAGTAACTTCATGGCCTTTTTCTGTAAAATAACTAACTATCTTTTTTGTGTGGATACTTTTTGCGTCAGCTAGATAAAGAATTTTCATGTCTTTTTGAAAATAAATTTATAGTAATAATTGCGATACTAATCAAAATCCACTGAGGTATAAAATAAGCTATAGTACTTGGACTCATGGAGCTAATTATAAAACCAAAAAGAGCTAGGAAACATGAATTTGAAAGAAAAAGACTAAATTTTTCTTTGGGTTTTTTAATAATTTTCCAAAGTTTTATCAAGATTGAAATAAAGAAAAATAAATACAATAAAAAGAAAAAGAAGCCAAAATCTCCTAAGATTTCAAGCCACCAACCATGAGGATCTGTAATATCATTAGGAATTTCTTGTTTTCTTAAATATTCTCTTGAATTTCCAATTCCAAATCCTCGAAAAAAATCTAAAGCGCTAGGAGGATAAATAATTTTTTTGATAATAGTAAATCTAGTAGAAAAGGAATCTCCTCCACGAGAAGAAAACTGTCTTGACGTGGCTTTATTAATGTATCCAGTAGTTTGATTAAAACGGGAACTTAAAAATGCATTTGTTTTTAATATAAAAGAAAAAACAGATAAAGCTAAAAGAATTATCAAAGCATATTTTAAAATACTTTTAAAGGATTTTTTTCTAAGCCACGATAACCAAAAATAAACAAATAAAATAAAAATAAGTGCAATTATATTGAGATTGGAACCCGACA
This window of the Candidatus Paceibacterota bacterium genome carries:
- a CDS encoding O-antigen ligase family protein is translated as MEKFFYYLLLISAILGYSLSLPFFSDIYLFHIIFAILLFLFFVGLLLSGKIKIEIKNIKNYLLFFLIWFSWILLSFFWVEDLFLASKFTLIYFLMFLFAIFLIIYNKDKETFKKTLKVLFFISLFALLIGTIEAFTPLRLPVSPYSSVARYDLRVGKYLETVPTSFFYNPNNYATFLSFFLPFTLFGINFANGKKKKIIFLLISILIGINIIMSGSNLNIIALIFILFVYFWLSWLRKKSFKSILKYALIILLALSVFSFILKTNAFLSSRFNQTTGYINKATSRQFSSRGGDSFSTRFTIIKKIIYPPSALDFFRGFGIGNSREYLRKQEIPNDITDPHGWWLEILGDFGFFFFLLYLFFFISILIKLWKIIKKPKEKFSLFLSNSCFLALFGFIISSMSPSTIAYFIPQWILISIAIITINLFSKRHENSLSS